Below is a window of Penaeus monodon isolate SGIC_2016 unplaced genomic scaffold, NSTDA_Pmon_1 PmonScaffold_7983, whole genome shotgun sequence DNA.
aataagacttttttttttttttaagcagactGTCCCTACTTTGGCCTACTAAATGATGCTATATATAGAGTGAAAAAATAGCAGCTTGAGATAAGTAAACAATAATTGGTAAGTTGCAGATTACTGTATTATGCTTCTTTAGTCATAAATTATTTTGTGATAACACCTAAGGGGATCAGCCCcccaaaataacaaatatttttggcttttttgcaTTGGCCCCGATACAAGCCTTCAATAATAAACACCAATCAGACGATTATGATAAATGTTTACGATAAACTTCAGTCTAGtatctcaacaacaacaaccttgGAGCCAGAATTTTGAATTgccttataaaataaatattaaagggAAATGGCTGTAAAATGTTTTTGAAGTTGCAATTAGAGTATTGAAGATCAGGACTGCTAAGCTGATGCTCTTTATGTAAAAAATCATATCAAATGAAATGGTTCCCTACTATTGTGGGCTTGtatctagggaaaaaaaaaatatatatatatatataaaagaaattgggTTTTTGAAAttgtaattttccaaaaaaaaattcttcaatgATAATCACGTTAAATGTATAGAAATAGTTCACTTTGTGCACTTTCTATTGCAACTCACCCCAGCAGAATTGGTCTTATTTTGAATATGCTGAAGAGAATgccaaaacaggggaaaaaaatacttaaaatactttaaaaataggCAAAGTATGAGATGTATGCATCAAGATTCAGACATATCAGGTGAACCAGATTTAGACCCTACATATATAACAGAATTTTTGGCTGTTTTTAAAATGCTGATTGGGATTATATGTCCAAACATACCCAATATGAAGTAATTTATTGCtttaaagaacagtaataattcttTGATTGCAAGTGGTTTAAAGTTTATTATTTTCACAGGAATAATAATTACTTTGATTTAAAAACAAGCCTTACCTCAGCTTTTTCATACTACCCTCCCCTACAGGATAGTCTCCTTAATCCCTGGTATAATATTTCATATGTGTTAAGCTGGTTACTCAAGGGACATAATGAAAGTAAGTTACCAGAACCTTCACTCAGTACCCAAGGCTGATTAAAAATGTACAAAGCAAGCCATTGGATCTCTTACAGCCAATTATGGTTTTCTGTAACCTGTACTCTACTCAgtacttttgttctttctttaccattataattttcataaaagaaaagtttcttactattaatatttccTGAATATATGTCCCCCTGTGAGGGTTTCATTGTACTTTCTAGTCTGCTAAGACAAGTTGAAAAATTTGGCTCTTAGAAAAACACTTAGACTTTGTAATTATGTACAAAACTTTACTTATTATACAGAACAAAAAGACAATGGGGAAACTTGTATATTAGTATACAAATCCATGTTATTTGGTATCACAGTTCAATATGTACACTGTTATAATGATGCATTCAACAGTGTACCTTGCTGGTGGAGGTTGAGGTTACAACTGGAAATAGAACATGTTAGGCTCAACACCTAATATgttaataatgtgaaaaaaattacaaacaaagtATAACTAAACTTCTCCTTTGGGCTAgtaaataccaaagaaaaaaaatggaacaaaaatattttgcataaaGTTGATCTTAAGCACAGATATTTCCCtgcaaacttacaaaaaaaatatggaattaatgtaaaagaaagaaagaaagaaagaaaaagataaaatgaaaattatatacatatatatatatatatatatatatatatatatataatatatatattatatatatatatatatatatatatatatatatatatatataaaccacctgTATGAAAATATAATGCAGCTTTTCAGACTGTTTTCACAGATAATTCCACTTCTTCAGTCAAAAAACAATGCATGTTATAGGACAGCAATATTCACAAACCAATATCCAGTACAATGTATCATTCCATGTAACCTGTTTTCACTAAGCAAAATAATCAGTtgtgaagtataaaaaaaagataaaaatacagcCATGTATTTGACACTGAATGCTGTAAGAGAAAACACTATAATGAAATGAAGTATATAGTTACCATAAATGACATATGACCCCCAAAAGATGTGCACACCTCACTCTTATTTGATCAGTGAAGTAAACTGTTTCCCGGCATGACAGATATCACAATTAGAATAAGAGTGTATTTTGAAAACCTATTAAACACTGGTTGCTCCACTACAGGCTTAAAGATTAAAGACAAcatttataatcattacattatatttacaaaaaatttacccACTACTGAGAGTTAGTTTGGACGTATTTgagcagaaaagagaggaaagaaagacagaaaaaagtgacATTCTAAGCTGCATTTGAATGAATAgttgtaacaaaaagaaaagaaagaaaaaaagaagaggaaaagaaaaggaaaaaaaaaacagtagcagcaacatatttatcatattcaaaattattattactttatatgaaGTCTTCAGACTTCCTCAGTTTATCAAACATGACATAATTCTAACATACATCATGCATTACCAAAaagtatagacacaaacacagtaatgtgtacacaaagaaaaggaaaacacccacagtgagaaatgaaaataaatattttcatttccacCAAAAGGTATGTTGTGGCAGCTGTGACAGATGCTACTGAAAATGATACAGAACATTATTCTATTTAACATTACCTATAGGGCCAGGGTTTAGACCTTAGGttcaagtaaataaaatattgcagtaataaaaaagaatacaaacaTCACTGCTATTCTGCCTTACAACCTTGAGTTTGTGGATATTGCTACAGCAAGAAGGCAGTGCACCAAAATAACTGAACTTAATGGTAAAAATTTGCATAAAGTATAAGAGTACATTCcttataaatattgtaataatcattacttgtattacttttaccatttatgttcatattatcatcaacatcataagatttcatatcagcattatcacatatcctataaattttattattgtttcataattttcatccttgtttttttgtatctatgagaaaaaacaacaatagtattagcagcaacaatgaaagtaatagatgaataaaataaaatcaaaagagtgaaatgataatggttgtggtggtggtgctagtagtagtagtagtagtagtagtagtagtagtagtagtagtagtaactagtagtagtaatagtagtagtaatagtagtagtaatagtaatagtaatagtaatagtaatagtggtggtggtgctagtagtagaagtagtagtagtaatagtagtaaataatagtggtagtatagtggtagtagtagtagtagtagtagtagtagtaatagtagtagtagtagtagtagtagtagtagtagtagtagtagtagtagtagtagtagtagtagtagtagtagtagtagtaataaaaaataaaaaatagtaaataataataatataataataattataataataataataataataataataatgtcatagtagtagtaatattatcataataataatgataatgatgattatgatgataacaataataataataataataataataataataataataataataatgatattagtagttgtagtagtaggaataacacaacaataataataataagaagaaaactgatgatgtagatgaggatgaggaagttGATATTTGAATACCTTAAAATGTTGAAATTAACATTAGCATCTTCAAATATGTAGgccattaatattacttttgGTAATAATCTTTACTAAAGATTTTCTTCTCATTATCTGAAATGCAGCTGCTATATACTGACTGTTCCTCCTCCAAAAATTGTTGGCAGAAAGATGCTTAGAGGTGCAAAATTTCCTATGCAAACCTGATTATATGACAATGAACATGCATATTAATTACAGATACATTATGACTAGTTTATAAACAATATGAAGTTTAACACAGCTAATATATTTAGCTATCATATGTAATAGCATTTGCACGTTATATCATAGTTGCTCCAGTGAAATAATCTGCTGTTATGTGTATAATTCAGTAACCACCATAGTTTCCAAGCCATCATCTAATCTACACACTCAACAATCCCTCACTTTCACTTTGcctaaccaacaacaacaaataaaaaaaaacactatataacaCTTTTGACACAGTTAAAAGTGTTCATACCTATTCATACGATCACAGACCTATATGTGAACACAGGTTTTTTCTCAGTGTCATTTTTGCAGTTTTGAGAACATGCAAAAAGGGCAGTGGTCTCATAACGCAAATGTGGATACCCACTGTGGATACCGTGGtcatgcctcctcttcctcttcttcctccctctcttcatcaccTTGGTCACCATTGGCATTTGTCCACCATGACACTAACCCCAAGCCTTGATCATTGATTGCCCCctgtgaaaaaaatacatatatggtgAACAAggacgatattaattaataatatatttcttctattATTCAAAAAATTCTCATCTTGTTttcaaatataaaacaataacgcattaaaagaaaattacactACTTTGCATTCCCATTCATCATGTCTGTCTGCATGTAGCCATAACAGAAGTTGATTTAAAAGAAACTAGCATAACATTGATATAAGGCATATGCACTGTCCACAATActtttattttgtgaattttatttacatattgcgGCTCTACACGCACTTATTCACCAAGCATTTAATTAGTAGGCCTgtctgacctcacctgatttcctcCTTGTAAAACTGGTATGTATGTCCATTCCCTCCTGACATCAACAATTTAGGAAGTCTGGATGCttccatcaccattttcatttatatatatttggcaatTTTTGTCCTCTTACTATATATTGGAGGGCTAAGTAGCTCCAAAACATTACCTTGAGTGCACTAACACCTGTTTTCATGTCTGATAAATGTGATCAATGATCAGATACAGCCTTTCAATTGAATAATGGCATTTCCCAAAAACTGTAAATGCTGTCACCAAATGTATTGCAAGCAGGATgatgtgcttttattttttttacttgagcAGCTGACTGCAAGCAAATCCCAGCTTGGTATGAGTATGAgcattggtattggtattggtattggcTTGGTATGAGTGGAGTAAActgatttttatcttttcatgtgcttcataactatcattaaaattatacttacaaATACAATGTAAggaatttttccttccttcctgtctgcTACTGCACCATCTCCCTCAGTCATACCAGGTGCTGATGGAGTTGTATCTGTAAACTGCTCTGCTATCACTTTGAAGCGTACTTTTTCCCCTGCAGAAAAGAGATTTGTTGCTTTCATTACCatacaaaaaatttaagattTCAAAATGGCAAAAATACACAAAGTCAAACCAGCCTTACCAACCACCTGTATAGGATGATCATGTCTTTAGCAACCTCAAAAAATTCACGATATAAACCTGTATACAATGGTCATAAAGTAACCAGCAACTGCCCTGTTTGCTTCTCAACTGGCAAAAATCTGTACACAACTACCACCTATTCACACTCATATGCCTATCTGCTAGTATGAATTTATTTCTATGAATTTCTTATACCTACAGAGTGGCACTAGGGCAGTTCAAGGTAAAGTGTACAAAATGGATGCCCACCTAGAAAGAACACCTACCTACATAAAGAccactttctttgtttccttgagCTGTCTTTCTGTAAAGGACTGActttatatatgatgatactaacagaacAACAATGCTTTTGACATAAAGAACCAGCAAAAGAAATACAAACTTTATTCATAATAGTTTTACATTTAcagctgttaaaaaaataatgaaaacactaaCTCACCAATATCCATGAAAAGGTGATGTGTTTCATCATCAGTCTGGTAATCCCACACCCAAGTTCCATCAGTCTCATCAAAGTGAGAGTTTGTCATCATGGCATCGCGTCGGATATAAACATCCTCATAGAATCCAAGGCTTACTGAAAGCAAggtaaaagaatgtatatatatatatatatatatatatatatatatatatatatatatatatatattatatatatatatatatatatatatatatattaaactttctTAACACTAATACTACTATAACCTGTTTTTAAATAACTGGCAAAGGTCAAAATATTTGAcagtcaaaaataaaataaatattcaacataacacacaaacactatcattgtgacagatgtagaaaaggtacaaAAGAGAATGCATATGACGTTTATtacatcttcatcagaaatacaccaTGTATTTCTATCAAAAATATAACCAAAACCAGTCAAATGCATCTtttgaacacaaaaaaatatatgaaaatctaCATTTGCACAAGAAATGAACCTTTCATAATGTGTATGATCTGGAacattgaaatatttttataagtaattaaaaaatttttttcatatatgaaaGTTTCAATGACACTATAACCATGCAATTTTTgcattgataattacaataatattagtaataaaaatattcaatgaaTAGGGTTAAATAGTGAGGTCAAGGAGGCTTAGTAACTGAAACATTGGTGACTAAGAACTTATGGAATcatcaatatataacatacataaaaaatatatataatgtttagtaaaaaacaaataatgtggTCAGTGCAAGTAATTCATACTTGCTTACTAGCACAACTGGGTTAATGTCTTATTCTTTAGATGTTTTAtctcttatatacatattcataaacagaacccacatacaaaaaaaagtaaaaaataataatcccctAACCATATTTACCTTGGAGACCATCAGCATCTGCAGACTTGATGGTGCCCTCTAGGATCTCTTCCATGAATGGTCGAAATACAACGTAGCGAAATGTGACACGTGTATGTGAAGCTCCATCACCAGGGAAAATGTACGAGTCTCCCAAAGATGTCACATCAAACAAAGCTATACATAGTCCGACATTCAAAACcacctgaaaaggggaaaaaaaaagggatatgaaGAGCAAAGAGCAAATATACTGGacctttttctatttatgttCATCCCTATTGaaggaaatgacaaaaaattGATATTCTTTTTAGCAGAAACTTGAACAAAAACAATCAAGATATctgttgaaaaataataataataacaaataaataaataaaaagaaaatgtcccTCATCTTTCCGGCAGTGGTGTGGGCTGTGGGAAAGAAATGGCTGACATGGTGTACAGATGCTCTGTTCTTATATAagcttattatttatttccataaGTAGGAACTTAGCCCAGCCAGTGCTGTGGCTGACAAATCCACACTTCACAGGTTAACAATATTTTCTGCTACAATCTAATCTAATTGTACAATTCATTTCAAGGAAACCCTACATGGTAAAAGTAAGGAGGTCTTCCTGAAATAACAGGCTGGGCTGGATTTTAGGGAAAATTCCAAGAGGGCGGGGCTGGACTGCTGGGAAGGTGGATGAAGGTGTAGTCACAAACAAATTACACAAATAATGTGCCCATAActtggagaaggagaaaagattcTCTGAGGGGTGAggttaattggggggggggggtacccttGCTTGCTCAGTAAATCTTCGTATTATGACAGGTGCATATTTTAAAAACTCCATCCAGACACTAGGGTATATTTGTCAAAAATACTATTTATACTTTTTGCTTATTTCTTTGTAATTACTAAAATGGGTTGCATTGAAAAATAGCTTTGGTGATGATAAGaactattttcctttatattggaaactagaggaaagaaaggaaactttcttgtgaataaaataataattcaaaacctCAGATTTTACTCACATCTTTCAAAAATAATCTAAAGTAAATGCTGAAATATATCAATAACCTTTAACATGCAATTTAATTGTTAagttttataacaataaaaatctcaACTAATACTATAGAACTACATACCTTATTGGCAAGTTTCCGATTCAGCTCTTCCACCACTGCATCATTAAGTGTTTGGCCAAAGAGCCACGGAGGGATACGAACCATGTGACGTATCTCAGCCAATTGGAACATTGTGACTTTTCTGTAAGCAAATGAAAAGTATTAAAACAGTTCTATTTAGCATATTGCATTCTacctgaaaaaaatttattaaattctcATCAGCCATAAGAAAATGTACAtttattgacaatatatatatatatatatat
It encodes the following:
- the LOC119571785 gene encoding DNA-directed RNA polymerase III subunit RPC8-like, giving the protein MFQLAEIRHMVRIPPWLFGQTLNDAVVEELNRKLANKVVLNVGLCIALFDVTSLGDSYIFPGDGASHTRVTFRYVVFRPFMEEILEGTIKSADADGLQVSLGFYEDVYIRRDAMMTNSHFDETDGTWVWDYQTDDETHHLFMDIGEKVRFKVIAEQFTDTTPSAPGMTEGDGAVADRKEGKIPYIVFGAINDQGLGLVSWWTNANGDQGDEEREEEEEEEA